One window of Paralichthys olivaceus isolate ysfri-2021 chromosome 20, ASM2471397v2, whole genome shotgun sequence genomic DNA carries:
- the irx1b gene encoding iroquois-class homeodomain protein IRX-1b has product MSFPQLGYPQFLSASHEVYGGERPASAREGAAEGGVSSSATAAAVGSMLGMYGSPWVAHNYSAFLPYSGATDLALISQMGSQYELKDSPGSHPASLPVHAAQGFYPYGQYPYGDPSRAKTATRETTSTLKAWLQEHQKNPYPTKGEKIMLAIITRMTLTQVSTWFANARRRLKKENKVTWGRSAEDRDGRIFSSDNEDEPGKNGSDDEDEDEEIDLETVDIERPEEQCAQEEQGSPKVEGEAGLSAREQASEPRSSESGRTLSVEGLRGVEAAISLNKSPVVKLAVDHSPSRQECQRPAQSKPKIWSLAETATAPDSSHKPSPAAHAHHPALASAGHPALLPGHGIYTCQIGKLHNWANAAFLNANSLLNMRSLLGGAPAGHLPLHGAVPAARHDARPVAAAAGQGTSGTEDDSDLESSGSFSPKRDDEESDHRTDPLKFQLITDRPHHGTASQRVLTTTL; this is encoded by the exons ATGTCTTTCCCTCAGCTGGGGTACCCCCAGTTCCTCAGCGCCTCCCATGAGGTGTACGGGGGCGAGCGGCCGGCCTCTGCCCGGGAGGGTGCTGCCGAGGGCGGCGTGAGCTCCTCTGCCACCGCCGCGGCTGTCGGCTCCATGCTGGGGATGTATGGGAGCCCGTGGGTGGCTCACAACTACAGTGCCTTTCTGCCGTACAGCGGAGCCACAGACCTCGCCCTCATCTCCCAGATG GGCTCCCAGTATGAGCTGAAGGACAGCCCGGGCTCTCACCCGGCCTCCCTCCCTGTCCACGCCGCTCAGGGCTTCTACCCGTACGGCCAGTATCCGTACGGGGACCCGTCGAGGGCCAAGACGGCCACGCGGGAGACCACGAGCACCCTGAAGGCCTGGCTGCAGGAGCACCAGAAGAACCCGTACCCCACCAAGGGAGAGAAGATCATGCTCGCCATCATCACCCGGATGACGCTCACACAG GTGTCGACGTGGTTCGCCAACGCGCGCAGACGCCTGAAGAAGGAGAACAAGGTAACCTGGGGCCGCAGCGCCGAGGACCGGGACGGCCGCATCTTCAGCAGCGACAACGAGGACGAGCCCGGCAAGAACGGCAGCGACGACGAAGACGAAGATGAGGAGATCGATCTGGAAACTGTGGATATCGAGAGACCCGAGGAGCAGTGCGCACAGGAGGAGCAGGGCTCCCCCAAAGTCGAGGGAGAGGCGGGCCTGTCCGCCAGAGAGCAGGCCTCGGAGCCTCGGAGCTCGGAAAGCGGCAGGACGCTTTCTGTGGAGGGCCTGAGAGGAGTGGAGGCGGCCATTTCTCTCAATAAATCGCCCGTTGTCAAACTCGCAGTGGATCATTCTCCCAGTAGACAGGAGTGCCAGAGACCCGCTCAGAGCAAACCCAAAATCTGGTCCTTGGCAGAGACCGCCACAGCCCCCGACAGTTCTCACAAACCTTCCCCTGCGGCCCATGCGCATCACCCGGCTTTGGCCTCGGCCGGCCACCCGGCATTGCTCCCGGGTCATGGGATATATACGTGCCAGATTGGCAAACTGCACAACTGGGCCAACGCGGCTTTTCTGAACGCCAACTCTCTTTTGAACATGAGGTCGCTCCTCGGAGGGGCGCCGGCCGGACACCTGCCTCTCCACGGCGCAGTGCCGGCTGCGCGTCATGACGCACGGCCGGTTGCAGCGGCGGCGGGCCAGGGAACTTCGGGAACTGAGGATGACAGTGATTTAGAGTCGTCGGGAAGCTTCAGTCCAAAAAGAGATG ACGAAGAGAGCGACCACAGGACCGATCCCCTGAAGTTCCAGCTGATCACTGACAG aCCTCACCATGGCACAGCATCACAACGAGTCCTGACAACAACATTATGA